From Equus przewalskii isolate Varuska chromosome 2, EquPr2, whole genome shotgun sequence:
TCTAACCAGTTGCTGGCTATCCTTTCCTAACCGGAAAGAGGAGTGCTGTGGCCGACAATTCAGAGTTGAAGGAAAACAAGGGGGAAGATGCCTGGGTCACCCCTCGATGGCCCCGCAACATCAGGAGAGCCAAGGCAGCATCTCTGTCTGACGTGCCTGCTACACGAGGTTCCGCAGACGTCACAGTCTCTCCCAATTCACAGAACCCCCACCATCCAAATTGCTAAGGAGGCATCTGGCCCCTCCGCTCCTCATCTGCAGCTGAAGTGGCTTCACTGGGGGTCTGTGGGTGCGGAGGGTGAGTGGCAGGAGGGAAGACACCTGAGAGGCGCCGTCAGTCAGGCGGCCGGGCGTCGGGGGCCTTCTCCTGGACTTCATCATAGTGTGGCGGGGGGGTCAAAGGCtcgatggagggaggagggacgtTTTTGTCCGGGAGATTGATCCTAAAGTCTTTGAGGTGAAGCTTCTCAGATTTAATCCTTCGAACTTTCAGTGGCTTCAGGCGTTTGGCCAACTTGGAGTTCTGCCTGTCGGGGGGGTTCCCCGGGCTGGCCTCCACGTCGGCCCTGGTGGTCGTGGGGGTCGTCTCATCGAGGCCCGTCAAGGACTCAtaggaggggagagagatgcTCATCCTCTGGTTCTGGTCCTGCTCCCTCGCCTGCGAGTAGTTTGTGTTCATCACTTCCTCGTAACTGGGGACGTAGTACCTCGAGgagacctcctcctcctcctggctaTAAGACAACAGACACGGCATAGAGAGTGTGAACACGGAGAGTGTGAACACAGAGAGTGTGAGCATGGAGAGTGTGAACACAGGGAGCGTGAACAGGGAGAGTGAACACAGTGTGAATACGGAGCGTGTGAGCCTGCGCTCAGGTCACTGAAAATCACAAACAGATGGACTCCAAATCCTGCACCGGCACTGGGTCCACAGACACCTGCCCTGTGAACGACACATGGGTCCTAGATGTAACAAAGCTAACGCTTCCACTGTCTGCTATGaggcaggcactgttccaagtacTTCAGCACACATGAACCAAGTCCACCTTCCTAACAACACTAGGAGTTAGGtactattatacccattttacagatggggaaacataCATCGAGGTTATGTGACTTGGTCACACCTTTAGGAAGTGGAAGGGCAGGAAGTGAAGGCCACACTCTGAATTACTACACTGGATTCTCTGCGTGTTaaccgcccccccaccccacctttatGCCTCATACTGAACAACATGCTGGGTAGGCTATTCCGATGCCCAGCTGGGTCCTTTGGCCAAAGGCAACAGACACCTGCATGAAATAGCTGCCGGTTTGAAGCAAAATGTTTGCCCCCAGGTAGAGAAGGAATATCGGaatataaaatttatgtgtatttcaaattattctgtaattttatcttctaatttcaTCGTAAGACTCAAAGGTCAGGTCAGGTCCTCTGCCTTACTCTCATTTGACtgttgaaagagaaaactgaaaagtcaGGGCGTTGTTGGCACATTTATAGGGAGTCAGGCCAACAGCCATTTTCCAGGATGCTGCCCTTGAACCTGTGGGGTGACAATGGCCAACACCAGAAAGCCCCCTGTTAGAAACCGGCTTCCCTCTCATCTCCTTTAGGAAGAACTCGTGTGTGCTCATGGCCGGCTGAGGAGTTAAGGGGaggattttccttctctgttcttttctatatttcctaAGTTTTCTAGAATAGGCATACATTATCTATTATTAGAAAATGggtttaatttttccaaaataaaaagaactccctTCCCGCTATAAAGATAAGACATACTTGTAGCAAAttcaaacatcacagaaaaacctaatgaagaaaataaaaacatcctgAACCCCCGCCCCCAGAGATAACCCTGTTAACATTCTGCTGTGCCCTTTCCAGAGCCGTCTCTGACCCCACAGCCGCCACTGGACGTGATGAAGACGTGCCCAGAGATGCTGCGTTATGACCTGCTTTTCTCAGCCTGGTAGACAGGGTCCCCCATCAGCACAGAGAGATCAACAACGGTGTGCAGAACGCCATTGAATGGGTGTGTAATAATTTAGCTCAAaggatggatatttaggttgttgcTCAGTTTTTGCTGTGCTAAGCAAGGCCCCGATGAGCACATGGGTATAAACTCCTTTGCACTTGTGTGACTGTCTCCCGGGAACAAACTCTTAGGAACAGCATCTTCAATCCCGCCTCCTGATGGGAAACTCCTTCAGAAAGCTTATGTCAGTCAGCACTCTCATCAGCAACCCGCTCCCTACAGCCTCTAACACCCAGGCTGTCTCTCTCCGCCAGGACAATGGGCAGAGAATAATGACGCCTTCTTTTTGTCTGCACTTTGtgactaatgaggttgaacatctaCTGTCTGAACATCCACGAAATGCTTGCTCATTTGTCCACTTTCCTGCTGGTGTGTTCATCTTCCACACTCATTTGTGAGGGCTCTTTCAATCAGAGGGATGTCAACCTTTATCATATGTTCCCTGATTTATcacttatcttttaaatttatttttggttaaatAGAACACTGCTTCGCAACCTTTTCCACTCTAAGCGCTGGGGTGAACGGGCAAGCAGCCAGTCTAGGAGCTCTGGCCACCCCAGGCCCCACGCAGCTTCCCTGGGGATGTCAAAATCTCGGTACACCCGTAGTCTATTCATATCGCATTATTTGGGAAACTCTGGGATAGAGGTTTAAAGCTATTGGTAAAACGATAAGCTGTTCTACGGAGCCTGAATGGGAGAAAGTGGGAAGGTAAGACCTCTGGACTAAAGAATTCTCATTGCTGAGCCccacccgtgtgtgtgtgtgcgtgtgcccaTCCCCCATCTGGGGCGAGGCAGCCAGTCCTCACCTGTCTTCCTCCTGGGCACGAGGCTCGGCCCCCTGCTGGTGCTGGATGTGCGCCATCTCCTCGCCTTGCCGCTGTTTCCTCTTGTCCCGGATGCTCAGGCAGATGGAGAGCAGCAGCAGGGCCACCCCAGCGCCGACCAGCACATAGGCCACGGAGAAGGTCTTGCTCTTGAGAATGCCACTGCCTATCTCGGTCTTGTTCCCCTGAGCTGTCGGCTTTTCGGCCGCACTGAACCCGGGCACCAGGTTCCACATGGCCATGATGACCCCGAGGACCAGCATCCCCAGGCCGATGGCGGTCAGCGCGTAGTGTGAGCCGTTGGCCTTGGACTGCGCCATCATGCCAGCGAAAACAGGGCACAGCCCagttcaaaggaagaaaataaataaataaaaagcagcagcagcaacaaaaccCCCTTGAGTGCACTGAACAAAGTCCTCAGCGCCGCACTAGGAAAACAGCAGCCACACTCTTGAGGGATGGCTTCCAGCAAATTCGAGGCGTCCCGTGTGGACAGCGGTGGCCGGGGGGTCTGGAAGgcaagcagaaagaggagagagaaaatcagtTCCGACTGGAGACGCTGCTGGGAACACAGTGGCTGTGCTCCTGGAGGAGTTAAGAAGCAGGACTGAGCCACGGGCTCCGCTGGGCCTCGCCTCTGATGCATTCCAGATGCCTTACGTGCTGGTGCTCCTGTGAGCTGCAGAAGGAAGGCCGGCCCGCCTGCCCCTACCCGAAAAGGAAAAGCCGGATCTTTCCCTGCAGGAGGCCTGAGAGGTCAGGGCTCCAGGTCATTAAAGCATTTTGTGGCATTTAATGAAATGCAGTAAAATCTCGACTCTCACGGGGTACAGCCAAGAGAGGGAACGACAGCATGCAGGAGCCGTGGTCAACAGTTGTTCCAGAATTGCCTGGGTAACAGGCATGGGTCAATGACACGTCCCAGTCCAGACAGCCTACTGCCGCCTGGTCACCACCCTCAATGGCTCCCTGTTTCCTGCAGGAGAAAATCCAGGCTCCTTAGACTCATGTTCGTGGCTAACGCAACCTGGCCATACCTCTCCCACTCACCTCTCACCTGGCCCTTCTTCGACATCCCCTGGCATTTCTGCGGTTCCCTGATGGCCCCTGCTCAGCTGCCCCTTCCGTGCactcccaccagcccccagcaACTACCACGGCAAGTCCCTCTCTCCCCGGGGCCACGTCTGCTTCATCTCTGCTCCTGGGGCATCGCAGGGACTCAAAAATGAAATGAGCAGAGGCCACATGAAGCCACCGGGAAGAGAGGCTTGTCTTCAGCCACGTGGAGTTTTGCTTTCCTTAAAGGGGCAGAAGCCCACACATTCCTCATCTTAGCTGTTATGCCCAGCCGGCCGAGAAAGGCTCCTCCCGTGAAGCAGCTCAGAGGCTGTGGGCTAAAGGGAGCAGTGAGCCATCCTGGGGGCCCATAACCATCTGTCGGCTTGCAGAGTGATCCAGACACCCACGTCCCCAGAAGGGTTTAGCTTAGAGCACTCAGGGGCCAGAAGACCAGCGAGCAAGCTCCTGGCTGACTGCTCCTCAGTGTTAACCCTGCCACAGCAGCCTTGGCGGAACAGTAAAGCTTGACAGATGTTTCGATGGGCACGGCCCTGTTTTCAATTCTGCATTCTTTCCGATCTTTCCAGAAGGCCGGCTAACTAGCCCACTTGAAACCCGACGCTGCAGAGGCATTTTCTCATCAAACAACGGGCTCAATCGGAAACTGGCCACTTTGTtgaaaaatactctaaaaatatTGGGGATAACATCCTCTGTCAGCTTGAAgtctgttccttctttttttcattcaacaaatatttctgtgcATCTGCTGAGCAGCGTCAGGCACCGAGAAACAGTGGGAGCAAATTAAGGGGGAGTGGGGCTTCCGGGCTGGCAGGAAGGCAGTCTGCAAGGAGTAACGACGACATAAGAGAAAGTACAGGGACGGCAGAGGTAGGCAGCCGGGTCTCCTAACTCGGGCTTGGGGCTGTACAGGAAGCGTCTGCGAGAGAGAAGTCCCACTTCACAGAACAGGGTCTGCCCCCTGACTGTgctgcactgtgtgtgtgtgtgtgcgcgcgcgcgcataTGTGCACAAACGTGCACTCCCATGCCTGTGTACTGGCTGTGAACACGTATGTGCATGCACGCAGGGCACTGAACGGGGAGCCTGCGGCAGACGGCTGCTGTGGGACCAGCTGGGAAGCGCCTGCCGTACCTACGGACACACTGACACACAAGGGTATCTGTTCCTCACACTCTCGCTCACGGCCAGCAAAGGGAAGGACGAGGGGACTGCAGCCCTGGGAAGGCCTCGGCCTGCCAAACGGATCTGAGACGAGGCCAGAGGCGAGGGCTCAGTGGTGGAGAGGTGCAGGCCGAGGCTGGCGCTGGAAGCAGGAGAGATGAAAAAGCCACCATGGGGCGCCGGCTAAGGACCCGACAGGTACACCTTGTGGCTGGGAAGCTGATGGTGCATTTATTACACCAGTGTTTGGGGCCACTTCAACCTCCCCCCCTCCCCGTCTCCTTAACTCTCAGCTCAAGCTTCGCTGACAGTGAGCAAAACAGGGC
This genomic window contains:
- the TMEM51 gene encoding transmembrane protein 51, producing the protein MMAQSKANGSHYALTAIGLGMLVLGVIMAMWNLVPGFSAAEKPTAQGNKTEIGSGILKSKTFSVAYVLVGAGVALLLLSICLSIRDKRKQRQGEEMAHIQHQQGAEPRAQEEDSQEEEEVSSRYYVPSYEEVMNTNYSQAREQDQNQRMSISLPSYESLTGLDETTPTTTRADVEASPGNPPDRQNSKLAKRLKPLKVRRIKSEKLHLKDFRINLPDKNVPPPSIEPLTPPPHYDEVQEKAPDARPPD